DNA from Centroberyx gerrardi isolate f3 chromosome 20, fCenGer3.hap1.cur.20231027, whole genome shotgun sequence:
ATCAATGGCAATCTAGCCAAGTGTGTAGAGTTGCACTGCACAGTTGTAAAGCAATAGCTGGCTGGCAAACATGGCCAAGCCCAATTCATCAAGTTCCTACGCTCCTGGCGGTACAATGTGCTGTAACAGAAATCATACTGCAGCAACAGCATGCTGCAAAAACCATAACATTTCTCCCCAGAGAATCCTGGGTTGCATATTGTGACCTGCAgtcacatgcatgtatgcaataaacaaaaaaacatatgggagggacagacagacacaccttTGTTCACTTTATCTTGACAGACTCCTCGATGACTATATAACCCAGGAGCGTTGCACCCTCAGTCTTCTTCTTTCAGTTTCACTCAGAACTTGCAGAGAATTAGATGTAACCCTGTGTGGCAGGTTCAGACTGCAGTCCAAGTCTCCAGCCAGACCGGACTCGGTGGGTCCTGCTTCGCCGATGCAGCCTGTGGGTCCGGGGACGAGCCTGGCAACGGGTTGTACTTCAGTTACAGTACAGTCCACCACAGCGACGTGGGCCCTCCGCACGTACAGCTAGGTTTGGACAGCCACGCCCCTGGCCGGTCTAAGCCAATAGGAAACATCAGTAGTCTTGTTGCCTTCAAAGCTTTcggaaatattgaaatatgcGGGTTTTAGCGCACATGAACGACCAAACAAACAAAGCGGTAAATACAACTGGGAAAGTGAGAATTTGCACAGGCAGCACAAAATATCTCTGTGCCGTTTGATTTAAAACgacaaaatgaaataacacaacAGCAATCAGAAAACGATTGTTGCTATGTTATTATTTATGACTAGTAGAAACACTTGATTGCGCGACAAGTCGAATTTACGACTTTGGAACTCGAAAGTaggagcttacgaggagcaTATGAACGCAGCACCAGTTATAAATAACTGTAGATCCTCAGCTTGTAGCCTACACAAGTATCATGTGTCTTTTGATAAATGGCAGACTGCACGTATAGAAACCCTCGTAAGCTCATGAGGTAAATGGGAGATCTCCGTCCATCTGGGATGTCCTATAAGACAAAATAACCTTTCATATTCTATCGACGGGCGGACTTTGGTGCACATGAAAGCCACACAAAAACAGTCAGTTAAGCTAACATTAGTTGTAGCCTGAACACCTTCAACGTGTCACTGCTGTTATGTAACTCAAAGTTGTACGTAGCGTTAACGTGGCCCGGCAAATAGCTAGCtgagctaacgctagctaagaCTAAACATAGGTAACGTTAGGCCTAGTAAACTGTTGAGTTAGCCTACCTTACCTTAGTTTAGCCAGTTAAGGTACACATGCTAGCTAAATGCGaaatagcaaaacaaacattacttTGTCACACAGACAATTTACAGTTATGGGCAACAGATCGCTTTACGGTTAAATAATGGTTTATTGGCTAGTTATGATTATTTTAGTTCTCATTAGTAGTTCATAGTAGCATGAAATTAGTGTTTGTGCGAATGGTTGTACATCGTGGTAGCGTGGccgagtggtctaaggcgctggATTTAGGCTCCAGTCATTTCGatggcgtgggttcgaatcccaccgCTGCCAGATCTTTTGCAGTGGTATGATGATACATGTTTCTTCAACAATTGCGACTTTTGTACATATTAGGCGTACAGTTTAGAAATAATCGGGTTTACGAGAAAATACAGCTGAAAATATGACTTTCTCCTCGTCTCTACTCTGGACGGCTGTAGCCTAGCAGTCACTCTATATGGCCTGCTAACGCACCAGTGCCATCTTGTGGTCTTTATGGTTAATTGCACTTTTTGAAACGTTATATCACTATATCCTGTGCAGTTTACATTAAATGCTGTGACACTTTAAAACAGCTGCTCCAATTGACAGTGTTTCCAAATGGAATAATAAAATACGATAAGAGTTCATGGTTCATAAGATTTAATGGATCAAAATTACAAAACTGAATTAGACGTGTTTAGTAAAAAGATCCAAGATCCAAAGTGCCTCTAGTTGTATTTCTCCTGTCTTTGAGATCCACCAGTCTTTTTCCAGATCACTGGAGATTTTTCAAGATCAGTCCTGGAGATTAGGTTACACATCTTAGGGAGCATCAGGCCTCAATGGGCCCTGAGTTTTTTCTTGGAGTGCTGACTGGCCACAAATCGTAGTTTCTGGATGGCCAGCTGGGTGTCTTCTGGGGAGATGCCAAGATGCCACACAGCCCGTACGGAGCCTCCAGCATGAGGGAACATGAGAACTCGAACCCCCTGTCCCAGTgcagcctcctctccctcgccaACCTCGGCCATGCGGGCACAGAAGTCTGAGGGAGTCAGGCTGGGGTCCCGCAGATGGAAACGCAGGATGTTTGTCTCCACAGTAGCTATGTCCACAGTGCACACAGGAGGGTCGCAGTCCAGCAGAGCTAGGAGGAGAAGCAACACAAGGAAATTTTATTGCAAGGAGAATCTATGAAAAGGATGTCAGGTCGATGTCTTTTCTCTTAGAACAGGAATACGGCCAGCTCACCTTGAGCGAAGGTCTTTGTATTGCGGTGGTCTTCCTCCAGTCTCCCTACCATCTCCCCCAGAGAAATTTTGCCAGCTGCTGCTAGAATGCCAGCCTGGCGGATCCCCCCACCCAGGGCTTTACGGCACCGTACCGCCCGGGATATGAAGTCCCGCGGTCCGGCTAGCATGGTACCCACAGGGGCTCCCAAACCCTGTTGCACACAAGTAGATACTATAGaacatttctcttctctcttttatgTTACTTTGACTATATTTTGCTTTTGTACATTGTTTtgtctgcaacttttatgtgtctcttgatgctgctttcttggccagtgCTCCCTTGTAAGAGATTCTGTATTTCAGTGGGAATACCTGATTAAATGAAGGCTAAATACAAAGAAATGAATGATCGATATGAGTGATTTTTCTGAAATCAGCCAAAGTCCTACACCTATTGGTATGTCCTGagccgtgtgtgtttgtgtgccttgCAGTCTCACCTTGGACAGGCACACgctggcggtgtgtgtgtgctgcagtatGGTGGATGGAGCCACTCCCTGGGCTATAGCAGCGTTCATCACCCTGGCTCCATCCATGTGAACCGCCAGGCCGTGTTTGTCTGCTACAGCGCGCACCTTGAGGATGGAAACACACGTCCAAACATTATAAAGTCAGTGAGATCTGCTGAGTTGTCCACTCTCTTGTAGTAACACAGGTATTAATTAACTATTTGTTATCTGCAATCTTGACGAGAATGTGTCATGTGAatgtcaaacacaaacacgcacacacctccTTCAGGAAGGGAAGAGGCAGAACACGGCCTCcctgtatgttgtgtgtgttctccacaCATACGAGGCGTGAGCGGGGGTAGTGGGGGTCTGGGTAACCGTGGCGGATCTTCGactccagctgctccaggtCAAACGTCCCATCAGGGAGGTTGGTCACTATGGTGGCATGGACACCAGCCAGctgtgtcaacacacacacacacatacacacacattgaattGCTGTAAATAAGCAATGTACTGTTTTTGTAGTAGGGTTTGCTGCTCAATCACACTCACCTGTGCGCTCCCTCCTTGTTCATAGATGTGTAAGTGGGACACATCGCCCACAATCATCTCAtcgcctctctccctgcagtgCACCATCACTGGacagcaaaatgcatcaatATACACACATTATGACTAAGTAATGTGACTCCTCAAACACTGGCACAGATGTAAGCAACACACATAGTCTCACGGTCTGTCCGTTTGCAGCTCACCTGCGATGAGATTACTCATGGTTCCAGACGGGACAAACAGAGCGGCCTCCATCCCAAACATATCAGCTGCCATTTTCTGTAACTCTGCAACAATTAGTCAAAAATATGCAAAGTTTATGGAATGTAACGTATataaacatgcatgtgtgtgtgcatacacagccaatcaaattcccctctgcttttctctcccttcctccctacTCTTTAGGTGACTTTTATCTCTTGACCTATAACCCAGgagttccaaaaaaaaacaaatggcacAAAATAATGAGAAGTATTAGACCAGACACTGCCATGtgagatgttttgttgttgttgttgttgttgttaggaATGTTGTTATTTGGACAGTGAGGATGCTTTGCAGAAAACAGCAAAAGTTAAAGTGCTTggttataattatttttttattcttccacTTTGATCTGCAAGGTGATGCTATAAAAAcctaaaatcactataatattcctatagggactatatagtgtgtctgtggtactcaatagtgagttcatAGCCATCTTATCGTCAGTGATGTAacggtaaataaaaaggtgggtaaattattgtctccagtcagtgatcatcataaggcaaataaCTACCAATATAAAttaaaatcatttgtattttcagaaaagcattcatttaagTTCCTTAAAAGACTGTATCATCATATAActtaactataactataacatCAGTTATTTACCACATAAAGAAGTATGTCAGGCTATAAAGGTGTGTGCTGTAAAGGAGGTTTTACCCTCCAACACatccttatcatactttatggtactttttataTCACAGGGCAGCTGAGCTCCCatgaaagcaataaaacagGACTTTTGGtcataactttcaaaataaaatccttactgacaaacacatcttacatttttttaataataagtTGCACTCCTTTTTTATTGTGAATTAGGCTACCTGGCACCTTGTTACTTTTAATTGGAAATATGTCAAACTTCAATTTATCATTGACgcaacacgtgtgtgtgtgtgtgtgtgtgtgtgtgtgtgtgtgtgtgtgtgtgtgtgtgttatattgcCATGTATTGTCTCATGGTATAGCCTAATTACAATATTCTTACAGTATTCCAGGGACTTATAGTGTCTGTGATAcccagtagtgagtttatagtgaccttattgtacatTATGGTTTTTTCactatattactattatttatcactataatattcctacagccACTTTGCAGAGCCATTTTGctatgatatttgtatagtgtcctaaatgtattataggatcaCTATAGGGGAAGtgatctcctcttctcttctcttctcttctctgacCGTTCACTGTCGGGTCTTCCCCCATCACATCGTCTCCAACCTCGGCTACTGCCATGGCCTGGCGCATCGCCGCCCCGGGCTTGGTCACCGTGTCGCTGCGGAGGTCCACTACCCGGACATGGGCCGCCCCGGCCGGCGTGGGGTCGATGCGTTTCCCGGCGTCATAGTAGCACCGCGCGGACCCTCGTCCCAGCACGGCGGCATCACGCGCACGGAGCGGCTTTGGAGCGACGACACCGTGGTTCATGCATTTCAGGAAAGTCCGGGCAGAAAACGCCATTGTTTTCAAAGACATAATGCGCGTCCTGTTCTCTTCTTAGTCCAGTTCATTCATTAATCCAGCGGGCTGCTGTGTTCTGGTAGTGAACTTTGGATCGTTGTAATCAATAACCGTTGACTCGAACTCCCGTGACTGTAAGGCAGGTATAATGGATGGCCGATCAGTCTAACAAACTGCAGAGGGCAGTGTGAACCTCAAGGAGGCGCCATTATCAAAACAAAGCTAATTTGTGTAACCAGTGCTGGCCTGCATTAAAAACACTACAACACTATGGCTGGGTAGGTTACTTTAAAAACTGTATTCCACTACAGTCAGTTACCTCATCACTTGTAATCAGTAACGTAATACATGAGATTGCAAAAACCCAGTAATGTATTCTGATCACTCTCAATTACTTTTACATTACTTTGCCATGTGTGATGTAGGCCTATAAAGGTTTCCTATCAGTACAGAttagaaaaagtagaaaaacacaaaattcaggaattttcttcagatttgcatacaaacacagatttcttctgtgccacattttGTGAAGCCTCTATTTAAACGTCCCTCTGAGTTTCTCACTTCTACTTTAAAAGTATTCCCAGAAGTCATCCTCTAATTTTTCacaagtatctgtaatcagaaCACATTATTTTTGTAAGGTTATGGAACAGAATCCagttaatttgttttgtatttattttattttgtatttatttatacataaCACCAATACAAATATCCCATCATTACCCAATCCTGTATAACACTCACCATGGATTAGATTAAttgactgtgagtgtgtatgtgtttgtgtgtttgtgtttgtgtgtgtgtgtgtgtgtgtgagtgtgagtttgTCTATTCCTGTGCCAGTGTGTATTGGTGTATGcttacactttgttgttgtcACGGATGATCCTAAATAGCCGTGACACCCCCAGATTCCTCATGGGTCACACAGCTGCTTTTAGCCCGGCCTTTATCCCCCGTGTTGAGCCCTAAAAGCTAAATCTAACCAGAgttcacccaaacacacacacacacacacacacatacacaaacactgcaTGATGAGGCTGGGATCAGGCCCAAATAAAACTGGATGTGTCCAGCCTTGTCCTCTATATTTGTCATCAATAAACCCCCAATTCTCACATGAGTTCTCTGGTACTGAGTCAATATTTGGAGGTGAAGATTTGTGGGAATTGTATCTGCTGTTTACTGAGATTAGGCTATGAGGGAGGTGCAGGAAAGAACCGAaacatgcctctctctctctctctctctctctctctctctctctctccctccctccctctctctctctcccacatgcacactcatactACCTTGCTCGATTTTAATCACTTCAcaaatgtgcctgtgtgtgtgtgtgttatcagaaCCACATAGTACTGTAGTTAAAGGTGATGGTGCCAGGAACGGAGCCAGTTTTTATGAGCCATAACAAGTCGTCATTAAAACTCATTAGCAAACATCAGCATCATAAAAAGGCCACAGTTGGTCTCAAGAGCCCCAGGAGAGCTGTGAAACCAGAGAGATAAAGATGCATCGGTAAGCAAGGCAGAGCAATGGATAACTGTGATAAGATATAGAAAGGGGGGAGATATCTTGAGCAGGAGAGTTTCCGGGATCACTGTTGGCATTGCATTCTGTAACCTCACACTTtggctctgtgtctgtgtgtgtgtgtgtgtgtgggactgtacatttgcttgtgtgttttgtttttctcaaatgcCTTCCAGCATTCCGTGCCTCTGTGCGGAGGGAGAGTGGTGTTTTGGAGAAAATATTGAAttagagaaaaagagtgagagagggagaaatgaaggagagggagaaatattGACTCCTTCTGGGAAGGAGCGAGACGGCAACGCCTTTCCAATAACCATAAACCCACTGGGCTGAAAATAGACGAGgcgaatgaatgaacgaatgtgTTCATCCCAGATGAGCTCTTCTCTTTCACAGACGGAGGGAATGGAGGAgatcccgctctctctctctctctctttctctctctctctctctctctctctctctctctcgctctctctccctctccctctctctctcctctttcactgAGGCCATCATTTCTTCACCATGACGATAGATGTTAACCGGAACAAAACAGGTGTTTATGGGAAGCCTTCCCTCAAATAAGGcatttaatacacacacacacacacacacacacacacattggctggctctcactcactcactgacacacacactgactggctcacacacacacacacacacacatacccgcATTCAGCAGAGAGGTGTCGACATTAGTGCCTCAGGAACAAGGGTGAAACAtctgtttcacatttcacactaGCCCCCCCATATGTCATGGCCCATatacacatgctctctctcaacacacacacacacacacacatacacatacacatatatacacactgcTCCTAAGAAGTGGGGGGAGGCTTGGTGGTGTaaattcttctttcttttccttttttccaaaGGCGAGTGGGGTGAGTCCTGTGTGCCACAGTAGTTTATGAGTTATTTGGACAGTGTGGTGAAGACAGtcagggacggagggaggagagtgtgaGCCAGTATGAGCCGGTCCCGGCACTCAGTGTATGGGTTTACCAGCCCATCAAGGTTACCCACTGGGATAATCTACTGCAACCACCATTGGCTGTTTATACTCATTCATCCTGTCCTTCATTCATCCCGTCATTCACTTATCCTCTCAGTCCGCTCATTTACCATCTTCCTCTGTCGTTCATTCAGCTGTAATTATAGACCATGACCGAGCTGCACAACTCCAGTTCCGAGAACAGTGGcatctcctcttttttttgcctCCTTTTCTGCCCTTCCTCTGCCTCATCCATTTACCAGACCCTCCATTCACCCCTCGCAGCAATCCTGTCACCCTCCTGACCCTcttttcactcctcctcctcctcatcctcctttctctcccagaTTGCccactcccctctccctctctctctctctctctctctctctctctccctcgctctctctctctctctccctccatctctctctctgggaagtCATGTGACTTCTCTGAAGCAGAGCCCTATAAACCAGCGGTACTTGGGGGCTCAGTGTCTATgctgctctctgattggctctcgCAGTCAGATGCTGTTCTATGCTGGGTACACACAGCAGACCCCCTGTTTCTTCTTTCTGGAACGAATGTGATCCTGCACATTGGAAACAGAGAAGAGGGCCAGAgtgcgtgtgaatgtgtgtgtgtgtgtgtgtgtgtgtgtgtgttagtgtgtctaAATGACACCTTTTGCAGTAAACAGAATGCAAAGAGAGCAATGGTTATTTGTCTTTAATGAGCAGGTTGTTCTCACAAGGTTCCATCActtaaacatgcacacacacacacacatacactgactaACAAGCTTGAACGGTACCATTAGTTttatgttggggggggggggtgcacgTCCATAGCTCATGGACCCAGAGGGTTCAGCACTAAGGCTTGTCTAATCCAATTGGATCCTTGTGGAGACGAAGCAGAGCAGCCTGGCAGTCATTGGTGGGAACCTGCCACTGCTGTCAATCAAAAACCTTGGAGCTGCAGCTTTGGTGGACTTTATGAATTTATTTGTGTATTGCTTGCATTGAAGGCTTACACCGTTAAGTGTAAGTGACCTATGGTCCCATTCAAAGCCTTTATGACCCATTGtataatttgaaaaaaagaaaagcatggTATTGAGTATGAAGATAAGGCAGATTTTTGTCTTAATTCCTGATAAGTTTGGAGATccaaggttttcatctgacagagTGATATACCGGCCGGTATGTTTGGCTTCAGccacaagagagagagcagaaagagacaCTTAACGATTTTATCCAACATGGAAACCGCAATGGAAAAGTATTGATAAGGAAATGCCAAGGCCAGTGGAGCCTCTTTGATGTGAGCCGTCTCTTCATTATGCAACTGATTGGCAGCCAGTGACtgacaccctctcacacacttttcCTACCACTGGCGATTTACCCACTCAGCAGTAACAAGATGtacggtatgtgtgtgtgtacctgcaggtgCCTACACGTGCACGtgcagtgtgtgcatatgaAATGACTATGTTGGCAGGTTAGTCATGGGTGTTCCCATTCATATGGCCAAGAACCCTTTGTTCACATGTGTAtaggcatgtgtttgtgtacgtgagTGTGTCTGCTATGGAGTCTCTGTTCAAATGGGGCCAATGCAGTGTTGACTATACAACTGTGTTTACTGGCGGGGGGGACACAGTGACACCTGAGAGTGGTGGAGGGTTTGGTCTGAGTCCACGCTGTTACAGTAAACCATCTGGCACCCGAGCCGCACATCCCTGCCGTCACAGTCTCACAACTAGACCGGAGAACAAAAACAGTGAAAGTCCACcggcaagaaaaaaacaaacaaatcaattagAGCGTACCTGACAGCTACCTTTTACAACCTGTTTTGTTCTTTTGACAATGCATGTCAGGTTATCTCAGGTTACgccagggtttttttttttcccttccagtCATACACTGAAAGTAACAGTTGGCACACCCATCCTTTCAGCAATCCAGGTGTTATGGGAAACCATTTCAGTGATGAtttaagtgaaaatgaaattagtCACAATGAGCTGGCCGGTTTAGACAAATgttgtagggtgtgtgtgtgtgtgtgtgtgtgtgtgtgtgtgtgtgtgcgtgtgtgtgtgtgtgtgtgtgccccaatGAGCTGGTTAGTTTGTGGtttgagtatatgtgtgtgtgtctgcgtgtgtcaCAATGAGGTGGTCGGTGTAGATAAAGActgtggtgtgcgtgtgtgtgtgtctatatgtgctTGTGCATATACACACGCAATAAATATATACGTGCACACATGTTCTCAAGTGCATTTGACTATCTGTATGCTTCCCATATGGTTTTTATTGATCTCTGTCCCTGTTATAccccttctgctctctctctccctccctctctctctcgctctctctctctctctctctctctctctctctctctctctctctctgctgatggtGAAGGAATGATGGAATGCTGGAGGGTAAATCTCTGGTTTCCTGGAAGCTGGTCTGGGTTTATCAGAAGCGGCTGTGACAATACTACTGCTGATGGGCCAACCAAACGTCTTTCCTATAAGCACCGATCGGCCAACCAAAAGCCTTCCTGGAAGAAATAATCAGCAAACCCAAGGCCCTTCCTGGAAAGCCAGTGTGGCTTGTTGCGGGGCATATTTCTAACCTTTCTTATGCTTTCACCTTCTATGCCTGTCACTGTTGACATTGGAGTGAATTCAATGTGCTTTcagagttgaaaaaaaaaactgttaacgCCGTTTAGATTTTAATCAGTTGGTGTGAACGTTATCAGGGACTTTGCACATAAACCTGCCCACTATTGAAATATTCTCTCCACTGCGCAACGTCCTGCACATTTCCTCCACATTCGGAATAAAATGTCGCGTTAGTAAATGACGCTTTCAAAGGTCAAAACGATGAGGGATGGAGCGGAAACTTTACGGTGAATGTTTGGGTgagtgttgaaaaaaaaaacgttccaAAACCACGCTCGGTTGTTCGGGACCCGGGGTGTTGTGCTTGGCCGAGAAACTGTTGACGACTGTTGAGCTGGACATGGCAAGTCATCACCCAGATGAATCATGGTGGAAAGACTCTCTAGGAGTGCATGAGAATCGCAAGAGAAGAGAAGTATTCAGGACTAATATTCCAGCTCCACACACCAGACAACTATGGGGAACATAAAATGAGTCACTCTGCGCTGGCTTATttaaacaatgtgtgtgtgtgtgtgtgtgtgtgtgtgtgtgcatgtgtgtttga
Protein-coding regions in this window:
- the tha1 gene encoding threonine aldolase 1; the protein is MAFSARTFLKCMNHGVVAPKPLRARDAAVLGRGSARCYYDAGKRIDPTPAGAAHVRVVDLRSDTVTKPGAAMRQAMAVAEVGDDVMGEDPTVNELQKMAADMFGMEAALFVPSGTMSNLIAVMVHCRERGDEMIVGDVSHLHIYEQGGSAQLAGVHATIVTNLPDGTFDLEQLESKIRHGYPDPHYPRSRLVCVENTHNIQGGRVLPLPFLKEVRAVADKHGLAVHMDGARVMNAAIAQGVAPSTILQHTHTASVCLSKGLGAPVGTMLAGPRDFISRAVRCRKALGGGIRQAGILAAAGKISLGEMVGRLEEDHRNTKTFAQALLDCDPPVCTVDIATVETNILRFHLRDPSLTPSDFCARMAEVGEGEEAALGQGVRVLMFPHAGGSVRAVWHLGISPEDTQLAIQKLRFVASQHSKKKLRAH